Proteins from a single region of Heterodontus francisci isolate sHetFra1 chromosome 29, sHetFra1.hap1, whole genome shotgun sequence:
- the LOC137345797 gene encoding probable G-protein coupled receptor 139 yields the protein METFHRILKIYYPILAVIGVSINLLAIVILSRGKSGLSTCTTRYLVAMATADLLVIITRVILYRINYYYFPGSFLNITPVCRVNLVLLRAAIDCSIWFTVTFTFDRFVAICCQKLKTKYCTKKTAAVVLATTCILLCSKNISLYFIYEPREIIDNVPWFCVTKPSYFTEPGWVGFESFDKVLTPLLPFALILLFNALTVRHILVASRVRKGLRGQSKGENHSDPEMESRRKSVILLFTISGSFILLWFIYILDYFKITYNFDDDSNYIFRQVGFILSILSCCTNTFIYVVTQSKFREQVKSAVGVKDPTVTI from the exons ttaatttactggcgattgtgatcctgtcccggggaaagagcggcctctccacctgcaccactcgctacctggtggccatggcaacggcggatctactggtcataatCACTCGGGTCATACTGTACAggatcaattattattatttcccaggatctTTTCTAAATATCACCCCTGTGTGTCGTGTTAACCTTGTCCTGCTCCGTGCAGCCATAGACTGTTctatctggttcaccgtcactttcacctttgatcgatttgtggccatttgttgccagaagttgaaaacaaaatattgcaccaagaaaactgcggctgtggttctagcaacaacctgcattctgctctgttcaaaaaacatctccctctactttatatatgaacctcgagaaataatcgacaatgtaccgtggttctgtgttacaaagccaagctattttactgagcccggatgggtgggatttgaatcatttgataaggttttaaccccattgctcccattcgctttaatcctgttgttcaacgctctgacagtcagacacattttagtggccagtcgagtccgtaagggactgaggggtcagagcaagggagagaatcacagtgacccagagatggagagcagaaggaagtctgtgattttactcttcaccatatccggcagcttcatacttctgtggtttatCTACATTTTAGATTACTTTAAAATCACATATAACTTCGATGATGATTCTAATTATATATTTAGACAGGTTGGATTTATACTGTCGatattaagttgctgcacaaacacatttatttatgtggtgactcagtccaagttcagagagcaggtcaagagtgcg gtgggtgtaaaagatcccacggtcactatttga